The Trypanosoma brucei brucei TREU927 chromosome 4, complete sequence genomic sequence TGCTACCGTGCATACTGAGACAATCCATGGGCCATCATACTGCAGGAATCTGAAGGAGAAGCAGAGGTACAGCCACAACATACACGCAAAAGCCACCGTACTGCGAAGCACTGAACGACTCGACATCGAGGAGCGCCCCAGTGAACAGTAGTCTATCGTCAGGATGGCTGCGACGGTAGCGATGCATGTAGccactgcaaatgggatcaTTCCACTAATGATAAATGCAATACCCAGTAGAAAATCCAGTGTGATTGGCACGGCGCAAGCAATTGTGGTAGAAAGCCTGCGCGTGAGAACGGCCTCCGTCTTTTCCTCACTCTCTTGCACGTCCAACAGCAGGTACAGGGCTAACATGGAACCCTGATTTTTCTTCCGCCTTTGCTCGCCCATCGGTATCcaatcaaaaaaaagcacaataTGGCACAACGCTAGAAATGCCACAGCAAACAGCCACCCAGTAGCAAACGTCACCTGAATACTTCTCAACAAGGAGCTGTGCGTCATGGAGTATCCGAAGGAAAACATCTGTAGAAATATCATCGAACAAAATAATATGAGCTGCGCCACACTGCCGCGTGTTTTCCCCAACATGTCCAGTGGTGGGACGACTTTGTGTTTCATGATCACCACAAGAACGGTAACTGCACGTGAGCACAACGCAGTGCCTTGGAACGTCACCAAAATCAGTGTTGCGAATAATGCATACACATAGTTCCATTCAATGAAGAACGCTAAGAACACCGTCACGGCTGCACTGGAAGTTAGTGccatgaagaaaaggagcgCCACTAAGAAGGAGAGGCTACTGGCGACATTAACAACGATGAGTACACCGTGATAGAGTTCCCGAAGGGACTCTGGGATGAATCGGTACCACTTTTTGTTCGAAAGGTCAAGCATCGGTAGTTCATCGAACTCGCGTTTCCACGCTGCCGCATAATCGTCCATCAGAGCACAGCGCATTTCACCCTCCTCCGCCGACACGGCAACGCGCCAGCGATACAATTCCTCGAGGAAAAACAATGACAAATTGTTAGGTAGCGGTTTCATGAGCAAACAccattcattttcctcttcttccagaGGAGGTGAAATATCATTATCATGTCTCCACATGCCATTGAGGTTCCCTTCTACTGGAGTGGCTGTTAAACTTGAGCCAAATGTCAGCAGCGATACCATCGACTCCGTTTCCGAGGCTAAGGACGGGTGACGTACCGGAACGTTGGGCTGCTCAATGCATTGCAGCTCCCACTCCTTCACCGTCAACCCACGCTCTGAGATAGCAGCCTTCATTCCATGGTAGTAATCTTCAATAATGTCCCCGTGACGGTCCCAATGCTCCTGGTTATCACAATCATTCGTGCCACCGAGTTGTACAGGGAGAACACTTTCATCAATAAACTCCAAAAGCCTACCGGATGCTCGATCGCTTTTGGAGAAAAACATAATACTATCAGAGAAAGCTGATGGGAGCTGCGAGAACAAAGGCTTCGCCACAGAACAAAGCATTCGGCCCATGTTGCAGATATATACTTTGCTAATACATCCAGGGAAAAATTTTGATATGCGCAACGCCACATCTGCCTGTAACGACATATCCACGTTGCTCCACATGCTTGCATCCTCGTAGTTTACGAGCAGCACCATTTGGCACCGTTTGTTATCCGCTCGCAGTCGTGTCCCGTAACTCACCATCAGATCAAACGTATGTTTCTTCCCATCACGATGACTCGCCGCTTTCTTGTCCCGGTTCACTGTAACGTAAAAGATGGTGCGACCACACTTGTCTTCTCCAATCACCTGTATAATGCCCAACCTCAGTGATGTTCGCATGTACTCCGTGAATTCATACTTGGCCATCTCATTTACCTCCATCGCAAAGCGCCGTTGCAACTTCGCAACAGTTTCCTTGACATCGAACTTTTTATTCTCCAGAAATCCATATATCCAACAATCCAATTCATCCCTCTTGATGTCTAGTTCtctcttcacttcctccaactcctGTCGGTGAGACACCGCCACGGGACCAAGTTCCTGTAGAAAAGAGGACATGTACTGCTACACTCCCGCCTGCTTGCACAAGGGGCTAAAAGAGACAAGGTACAGAACGatgaaattaaaaataaaaataataatgataatgataacaataataataataataataataatatatatatatatatatatatatatatttatcttttggtaaatatatttatgtatacgACTACTTGACCACAAGCCCCCTGGAGGCCGTATAATGCCTACGGTGGTGAGCTACGGGCGGGTGTTGGAAACCACCCTCTACTGTCCTGagaggaaaaatgaaaagataaAGCATATCAAGTGACATTGAGGGGGAATTCAGCTagtggaagagaaaaggttagaaacaaatgcaaggaaaagaaggcgTTAAAGGACGCGACAGAGGTGCTTTGCGTTGCCTCCCGTAGGCGTACAACAATAAACGGGTGGAGCAAACACATAAAAGCGAAAGAAGAGCGCGCAAGCCGAGGAGAGGGGAGAGATGTAGAAGGATTTCTGTGCGGTTTCACGACGCTTTCCACGGAATCGCTGGCGTGTTTGAATTTTCTTTATCGTTGTCACAGTACCTTCATTGCCCCCctctttatcttttcccCAGACGGCCTGAtcgaatgaaagaaaataacaagaaAGGGTTAGATATTGGAATGTGATGCGCGCCGATGGGAAAacaggaacaaaaacaaaagatagtACTGAGGAGTCAAATATGCATAGAAGTAGTACAACAGCATCGGatacaaaataaattcaaacaaaaggaagaaggtaagaaaacaaaaacaaaagaaaaaaggtagCACTAGCCGAAAAATGGGAAGGAGGACGTGCAGAGACAAAGGCCAATCACGGCAGTGTTAATGGCGGAAGAAGTTTTATTGGCTATTGAgtaagaaatatatattttatttagcaggcgaaaagaaataattaaGGAAGGTACGCTGAAGGTCAAGTAAGAGAGGCAAAGTTGTGGGGGGAAGAtcacagtaataataataggatcACATCAGCGGGTATCCaagaacatatatatatatatctttacACCCGTACCAGTGAATGCTCGTCTGCGTGCGGCTTTTTTTGGAACCTAAATGCCAATCAGCGGGAATATGTGTCTATCCATCCTTTTCATAGACTGTGAGGCACAATTCACACAATCACGTCATAAACCGCTGTGACGGTGCCAAATGTAATGGCAATGACGCCTGCAAAAAGAAGGGCATATGCACCGAGGTAGTGTCCCCATCCCACGCCTGCTACACTAAAACCACCAGCATACATGAACATTAATGAAGGGAAGACATAACCAATGAAACCACCTGAGAGACCACCCACGAGCCCAAACACCATGCGGATGTCAGGGATGAACAGACCAGCGATTAGCGAAGCCACAGCCATTGCACAACAGAACAGGGCGTTCTTCCACCACGCAACGGTGTGCACGCTTATACCAATAACGTGGTAAACAGCGTCACGGCAAGGGAACATGTGAAGCCCATATCCCACGCATATCTTAAACATAATACCGACGTACGCCACACCCATCTTTACGTCGGTCAGTGGGTTGTACATCTTCAGGATGGAACTGTTTACTTCACTACCGAACTGCAAATAACCAAACAAACCAGCGAGGAAATACAGGCAGAAGCTCATGAGTGCCCCCGCCATCGCACTCACCGTCATGCGTCGCACAGACGGTTTGTACATTTCTTCGTACACCTCAAAACAATTCACCTgggacacatacacaaacaggAAGATACCCAAACCATTGATGCTGGCATTTCCACTCTGGAAATAAATGATATCGTCCCGCATGCCGTTGACTGCGAGGAAGTGACCACTGTTAATGATAATGCAGATCACGAAGAAGAGAACAAACACGATAGCCGATGCTGAGAGCACTCGTAGCGAGTTAATTTCCTTCGGCAAACAGAGTGGCAGCATGAAGAAAAACCAAATTGCCACCGTCAAGAGCCGGATCGATGATTCTGATCTCAGGCCCTCCGATGTAGCGTCGGAGCTTTTCACAAATGTTTCGATGGCATCGCGAATGGATATGACATACGACACCTCACCACCAAAACATAGCGACCACATACATAAGGCTGCCATGTAGTCCGCACCGCGACCGAGAAGAGTGCGCGTCAATTGCTCATAACTCCTCAATCCAGTGCGCTCCCCAACACTAGTCAAAAGAGCGAAGGAATACACAACCATGATGGCAACAACAATGAGGTATATTGTACTCATAACGATGCCAGACATCTGAAAAGCGACGGGGAGCGCCACAATCCCAGCACCAACTGTTGTGCTTGCGAGATTGAAAGAAGATGATACAATGCCGCCGTACGGGATGATTTTGTGCAGAGCTTTCATGAACGCATTATCGGGATTGCGGCGCTTGGCGACTCGGCGTGATCGCTCGAGGGCTTCATCATGGACCCGTTGCTCAAAGGCCGTAGGCTCGTGAGAAATCGCGGATTTATCTTCGCCTAGTCCTTCCGTCATCGCGTCTTGCTTGACCTGCGGCTACGTTAATGtacgaaggaggaggagggggccCAATAATAAGCCGCCTTAGTGTGAAGCAAAACGCAAGCACAAAAGAGCGTATGTTCGCCCTAGTCAGATATCACTCTCGGTGCAGCAGACAGCCGCGATTCCTGATGCCTTTGCTTTATTAAATTTTATCTTGTTATATCTTActtgatttttctttaagCTTAAAgtctaatttcttttttgaaccTCTTCCCAGACTTTGCGGTCTGTTGACGCTTCCTTTTTAGGTGTTGTCAACCTCTTAAGTTAAGTTTAACCGTTTTAGAGACCTGCCTACCCGTGTTTACAAAAACCTTTTTTAATGGTGACcgcaaaaaatgaataagttcggaaagtaaaaaagaaaaggagggcaTGGAAGCGACGAAATGTGCAGGAgcaatataattatatttgtgtgcatTTGTCAGTTCGTTTTAAGGGCCATTTACGAGATCGTTATTTTAATTCCGAAGATAACTAAACATTTCACTGTAGTTCCCCAAATCACCTATTTTTCAGTTGCGGTTCCGCTtcgtaaataaaataaagaataacaacagtaacaatgAGCAAGACGAAAAGGAATACGTTTCGGTTTCGAAGAATGGGAGCCATAACAAATAGCAACGTTAATCGAggcaaataagaaaaaaaatgttaatTTTTCGCTCCGCTTTGCCCActccttcacgatcaccaccaccacatgtaaatataaattaaaTGGGTATATGGTACTAATAAGCGTAtaaaagatgaaggaaaaatCGCAaacgagagggaaaaaagacagcAAAGAAGCACAcacccatatatatatatatatatatatacatataagCTTCTTAGCAAGATCAAAAAAATACAGTATTACGTTTTCccggtgtttcttttttaaagaaacatTGTTTGCTCTCCGGTCCACCCTGGAGAGGTTGCTAAATTATGTAAAGCTGAGCAGTAGCGTGTAACCATTATAGTAGTGACAACAAAAGTACCAACGtgtcaataaaaaaataaataacaaaccACAATGTGCTGTTGGTCTTAATAGAAccgaaaaaggcaaaaaaaaactttgaaTAGAAGCAGCTGTACTGTCCTCAAGTCACTGATAGCATTAGTTAGAGTTGCACTTTACTCACCCAAATCGAACTCTTTCAGCCGCTCATCAACCAATTCTGAAGCGACACATTCCGTCGGTCGTCGCGAATTGCGTATCTGATACTCCGTGGCCACATCTTTTAGCATCCCCTTCACACTAAAGGTCGGCATGTTTTGAAATACCTTACAACTCTTATGAATAACCTTAAATTCCACCTGTATTCCATTACCTGCGTAAGTGTCCAGTAGCAAACCAATCACATATGGCTTGGAGGTGTTCACATCATGGATGCGCGGAATCACAAAATAAGGACCGCCTTCTGGTTCAAATGTATACTGCAGTGCTACACTGCGGGAGAAGTTGAATTTCAGCTGGCGGCCGGGGATCTCCACATCCACATCACTTGCACATTCCATCTTTTCGTACTTGCCGCTGTGTCGGGAAACACTGACGAGTAGCGCTGCATATTGGACCTGTTGCTGCTTGGCGGACTGCTGACTTCCATCTGCTGTGTTGCACTCTTCCTCTTGTGAAAGAACAATATATGCAGCCACCGGATCGCTCACATTAATTTCTAAGCACACCGTTGGGTACCCGTCCACAAAGTTTCCTCGAATTCGGTAGTCATACCAATTGTTCCTCACATGACAAACGCCACCACCAGCAAAGACGTTGAGGGCGTCACTCCACTGCAACCAAAACATGTTGTCGTCTTTTGGGGACTCCATGCCGCTTGGAAAACATGCACTTTGCACCGAGGGATATTCTTCCCACAGCTTGTCGCTCTTGCTCCACCTTCCTTTCCATTCCTCGCCAGTGCTCCATGGGT encodes the following:
- a CDS encoding amino acid transporter, putative, with product MTEGLGEDKSAISHEPTAFEQRVHDEALERSRRVAKRRNPDNAFMKALHKIIPYGGIVSSSFNLASTTVGAGIVALPVAFQMSGIVMSTIYLIVVAIMVVYSFALLTSVGERTGLRSYEQLTRTLLGRGADYMAALCMWSLCFGGEVSYVISIRDAIETFVKSSDATSEGLRSESSIRLLTVAIWFFFMLPLCLPKEINSLRVLSASAIVFVLFFVICIIINSGHFLAVNGMRDDIIYFQSGNASINGLGIFLFVYVSQVNCFEVYEEMYKPSVRRMTVSAMAGALMSFCLYFLAGLFGYLQFGSEVNSSILKMYNPLTDVKMGVAYVGIMFKICVGYGLHMFPCRDAVYHVIGISVHTVAWWKNALFCCAMAVASLIAGLFIPDIRMVFGLVGGLSGGFIGYVFPSLMFMYAGGFSVAGVGWGHYLGAYALLFAGVIAITFGTVTAVYDVIV